The proteins below are encoded in one region of Amycolatopsis magusensis:
- a CDS encoding cytochrome P450, producing MTTSQDELPSLAAESEGLLRLRPSTLLRGLQERAPICRVRTPAGDEAWLVTRYAEVKQLLMDERIGRSHLDPPSAPRYVDNPLLDMLIIPDHDAAREAHKQTRSWLAPNFTARRVLNLKPRVEEIASSVLDSFAESERPADLHGGFSFPFALLVLCELIGVPLEERGRILEPLEQMGGVDDRDGAEGGMGAIFAYAAELGARKREKPGEDVISRMVQNGATDEQVGPIAANLLFAGLESVASHIDLGVALLSSNPDQRDAALSDHQHLTNAVEEILRAAKAGGSALPRYASEDIEIGGVTIRAGDLVLIDFTLANFDSQAFDEPTRFDVTRSPNAHLTFAHGIWHCIGAPLARVQLQVAFSTLFTRLPDLTLAIPVSDLHMRGSGLADGLGGLPVTW from the coding sequence ATGACAACTTCGCAGGATGAGCTGCCATCGCTGGCGGCGGAGTCGGAAGGCCTGCTGCGGTTGCGGCCGAGCACGCTGTTGCGCGGCCTGCAGGAGCGGGCGCCGATCTGCCGCGTGCGGACGCCCGCCGGCGACGAGGCATGGCTGGTGACGCGTTACGCCGAGGTCAAGCAGCTGCTGATGGACGAGCGGATCGGGCGTTCGCACCTGGACCCGCCGTCGGCACCGCGGTACGTCGACAACCCGTTGCTGGACATGCTGATCATCCCGGACCACGACGCCGCGCGGGAGGCGCACAAGCAGACGCGGTCGTGGCTGGCCCCGAACTTCACCGCGCGCCGCGTGCTGAACCTGAAGCCGCGCGTGGAGGAAATCGCCTCGTCCGTTTTGGACTCCTTCGCCGAGTCCGAGCGGCCCGCCGATCTGCACGGGGGTTTCTCGTTCCCGTTCGCGTTGCTGGTGCTGTGCGAGCTGATCGGTGTGCCGCTGGAAGAGCGGGGCCGGATCCTCGAGCCGCTGGAGCAGATGGGCGGCGTCGACGACCGGGACGGCGCCGAAGGTGGAATGGGCGCGATCTTCGCCTATGCCGCGGAACTGGGCGCGCGCAAGCGTGAGAAGCCCGGCGAGGACGTCATTTCGCGCATGGTCCAGAACGGCGCCACGGACGAACAGGTCGGCCCGATCGCCGCGAACCTGCTGTTCGCCGGCTTGGAGAGCGTCGCCTCGCACATCGACCTGGGCGTCGCACTGCTCTCGTCGAACCCAGACCAACGCGACGCGGCTTTGTCCGACCACCAGCACCTGACCAACGCCGTCGAGGAGATTCTGCGCGCGGCCAAGGCCGGCGGCTCGGCGCTGCCGCGATATGCCAGCGAGGACATCGAAATCGGCGGGGTCACCATCCGCGCCGGTGACCTGGTGCTGATCGACTTCACCCTGGCGAACTTCGACAGCCAGGCTTTCGACGAGCCCACCCGCTTCGACGTCACCCGCTCGCCGAACGCCCACCTGACCTTCGCCCACGGCATCTGGCACTGCATCGGCGCGCCCCTGGCCCGGGTACAGCTGCAAGTCGCCTTCTCCACCCTGTTCACCCGATTGCCGGACCTCACCCTGGCGATCCCGGTCAGCGACCTGCACATGCGAGGCAGCGGCCTGGCCGACGGCCTAGGCGGCCTCCCCGTCACCTGGTAG
- a CDS encoding cytochrome P450, giving the protein MSSVEQPLVPFMLRRPGQPFPPNEYAQFRRLDGLVKASLPTGGSVWLVTRHEDVRKVLTEPMISSNPSKEGFPRPGRTGGAPSAHDVPGWFVSLDPPEHNRFRKALIPEFTVRRIKEMRDAVETIVDGVLDRMLAKGNSADLVADFALPVPSLVISSLLGVPKVDRDFFESKTQILVTISSSDEARDDASQQILRYLNRLIKLRKKRPGEDLISRLVAGGKLDENEISGVAMLLLIAGHETTANNIALGAMTLIDNPQWIGDERVVEELLRYYSVADMVALRVAVEDVEIGGQLIRAGEGVVPLVAGANHDETVFERPGEFDPGRSAQHHVAFGYGVHQCLGQNLVRVEMDVAYRKLFERVPTLKVAEAPEGLPYKYDGVLFGLHALPVCW; this is encoded by the coding sequence ATGTCGAGTGTCGAACAGCCGCTGGTCCCGTTCATGCTGCGGCGGCCGGGGCAGCCGTTCCCGCCGAACGAGTACGCCCAGTTCCGCCGGCTCGACGGGCTCGTCAAGGCCTCGCTGCCGACCGGCGGCTCGGTCTGGCTGGTGACCCGGCACGAAGACGTGCGCAAGGTGCTGACCGAGCCGATGATCAGCTCGAACCCGTCGAAGGAGGGCTTCCCCCGGCCGGGCCGCACCGGTGGCGCGCCGTCCGCGCACGACGTGCCGGGCTGGTTCGTCTCGCTGGACCCGCCGGAGCACAACCGCTTCCGCAAGGCGCTGATCCCGGAGTTCACCGTGCGCCGCATCAAGGAGATGCGCGACGCGGTGGAGACGATCGTCGACGGCGTGCTGGACCGCATGCTGGCCAAGGGGAACTCGGCGGACCTGGTAGCCGACTTCGCGCTGCCGGTGCCGTCGCTGGTGATCTCGTCGCTGCTCGGTGTGCCCAAAGTGGACCGTGACTTCTTCGAGTCGAAGACGCAGATCCTGGTCACCATCAGCTCCAGCGACGAGGCACGCGACGACGCCAGCCAGCAGATCCTGCGTTACCTGAACCGGCTGATCAAGCTGCGGAAGAAGCGCCCAGGTGAGGACCTGATCAGCAGGCTGGTCGCCGGGGGCAAGCTCGACGAGAACGAGATCTCCGGCGTGGCCATGCTGCTGCTGATCGCCGGGCACGAGACCACCGCGAACAACATCGCGCTCGGCGCGATGACGCTGATCGACAATCCACAGTGGATCGGCGACGAGCGGGTGGTGGAGGAGCTGCTGCGCTACTACTCGGTGGCCGACATGGTGGCGCTGCGCGTGGCCGTGGAGGACGTGGAGATCGGCGGTCAGCTGATCAGGGCCGGTGAGGGCGTCGTGCCGCTGGTGGCCGGGGCCAACCACGACGAGACGGTGTTCGAGCGGCCAGGCGAGTTCGACCCCGGCCGGTCGGCGCAGCACCACGTGGCCTTCGGCTACGGGGTACACCAGTGCCTGGGGCAGAACCTGGTGCGGGTCGAAATGGATGTGGCCTACCGCAAGCTGTTCGAGCGCGTGCCGACGCTGAAGGTGGCCGAGGCTCCCGAAGGCCTGCCCTACAAATACGACGGTGTGCTGTTCGGGCTGCATGCCCTGCCTGTTTGCTGGTAG
- a CDS encoding DegT/DnrJ/EryC1/StrS family aminotransferase: MAYKYPVSQPWLEGRELEYVTRAVTDNWISSQGPYVRQFEEAFAAYNDVERGVACSSGTTALTLALRALGIGPGDEVLVPEFTMIASAWSVTYLGATPVFVDCGDDLNLDPALIEAKITPRTKAIMPVHVYGRRCDMDAIMNIAFEYNLRVVEDTAEAHGVKPVGDIACYSLFANKIITSGEGGICLTNDHRLADQIAHLRGMAFSKEHNFLHKKLAYNFRITNLQAAVALAQVERLDEILERRAAIDKRYTTGLEGISGITLMPPRDVLWMYDLVADRRDELMAYLAGEGIETRYFFKPMSRQPGYLAEGWEKLNANRFAETGLYLPTYTQLTESDQDFIIGKIRGFYGEE; this comes from the coding sequence ATGGCTTACAAGTACCCGGTTTCCCAGCCGTGGCTGGAAGGCCGTGAGCTGGAGTACGTCACCCGGGCCGTCACCGACAACTGGATCTCTTCCCAGGGCCCGTACGTCCGGCAGTTCGAAGAGGCTTTCGCCGCCTACAACGATGTCGAGCGCGGCGTGGCCTGTTCTTCGGGTACCACCGCGCTGACGCTCGCGTTGCGCGCGCTCGGCATCGGCCCCGGCGACGAGGTGCTGGTGCCGGAGTTCACCATGATCGCCTCCGCGTGGTCGGTCACCTACCTCGGTGCCACGCCGGTGTTCGTCGACTGCGGTGACGACCTGAACCTGGACCCGGCGCTGATCGAGGCCAAGATCACCCCGCGTACCAAGGCGATCATGCCGGTGCACGTCTACGGCAGGCGCTGCGACATGGACGCGATCATGAACATCGCGTTCGAGTACAACCTGCGCGTGGTCGAGGACACCGCCGAGGCGCACGGGGTGAAACCGGTCGGCGACATCGCCTGCTACTCGCTGTTCGCGAACAAGATCATCACCTCCGGCGAGGGTGGTATCTGCCTGACCAACGACCACCGGCTGGCCGACCAGATCGCGCACCTGCGCGGCATGGCGTTCAGCAAGGAACACAACTTCCTGCACAAGAAGCTCGCCTACAACTTCCGCATCACCAACCTCCAGGCCGCGGTCGCGCTGGCGCAGGTCGAGCGGCTGGACGAGATCCTCGAACGGCGTGCGGCGATCGACAAGCGCTACACCACCGGTCTCGAAGGAATCAGCGGTATCACGCTGATGCCGCCGCGGGACGTGCTGTGGATGTACGACCTGGTGGCCGACCGGCGTGACGAACTGATGGCCTACCTCGCCGGCGAGGGCATCGAGACGCGGTACTTCTTCAAGCCGATGAGCCGCCAGCCGGGCTACCTCGCCGAAGGCTGGGAGAAGCTGAACGCGAACCGCTTCGCCGAAACCGGCCTGTACCTGCCGACCTACACCCAACTGACCGAATCGGACCAGGACTTCATCATCGGGAAGATTCGCGGGTTCTACGGGGAAGAGTGA
- a CDS encoding glycosyltransferase produces the protein MASSEYPSQRPILFVSYSESGLLNPMLVLAEELSRRGVADLWFATDENRRAAVEGLNAGTPVEFFSLGEPVHELSSTQWDDETYRLVTQKSKFKARRAVIEQTDNPWLRVPKYRKLEEAVDKINPALLVIESMCRFGIELAITRKIPYVLSVPFVPSNVLTSYVPIGKSYTPKGFPIPHSGLPFRGSLAQRVSNKLFGWRTLTMAMSKDMKARQGEDAKVRAELGVAPAAYGQFVRVEQAELVLCNTIPELDYPFELPEKVRTVGAMMPPLPESADTEITDWLSAQNSVVYMGFGTITRLTAEQVGSLVEVARRLDGKHQVLWKLPTEQQKWLPPADQLPGNLRIENWVPSQLDVLAHPKVKLFFTHGGGNAYNEGVYFGKPQVMRPLWVDCYDQAVRGESFGISLTLDKPREMDVDDVLDKLTRVLSDDSFRTEAERLARLQREAGGREAAADLILGLPAMAKD, from the coding sequence ATGGCGTCGTCCGAGTACCCGAGTCAGCGCCCCATCCTGTTCGTCAGCTATTCCGAAAGCGGACTGCTGAACCCGATGCTCGTCCTGGCGGAGGAACTGTCGCGCCGGGGTGTCGCCGACCTCTGGTTCGCCACCGACGAGAACCGCCGCGCGGCCGTCGAGGGTCTGAACGCGGGCACCCCGGTCGAGTTCTTCTCCCTCGGCGAGCCCGTCCACGAACTCTCGTCGACCCAGTGGGACGACGAGACCTACCGCCTGGTCACGCAGAAGTCCAAGTTCAAGGCCCGGCGCGCGGTCATCGAGCAGACCGACAACCCGTGGCTGCGCGTGCCGAAGTACCGCAAGCTCGAAGAGGCCGTGGACAAGATCAACCCGGCGCTGCTGGTGATCGAGAGCATGTGCCGGTTCGGCATCGAACTGGCCATCACCAGGAAGATCCCGTACGTGCTGAGCGTGCCGTTCGTGCCGAGCAACGTGCTCACCTCGTACGTGCCGATCGGCAAGTCCTACACCCCCAAGGGCTTCCCGATCCCGCACTCCGGCCTGCCGTTCCGCGGTTCCCTCGCGCAGCGCGTGAGCAACAAGCTGTTCGGGTGGCGCACGCTGACCATGGCGATGTCCAAGGACATGAAGGCACGCCAGGGTGAGGACGCGAAGGTCCGCGCGGAACTCGGCGTCGCCCCGGCGGCGTACGGCCAGTTCGTGCGCGTCGAGCAGGCGGAACTCGTGCTGTGCAACACCATTCCCGAGCTGGACTACCCGTTCGAGCTGCCGGAAAAGGTGCGCACGGTCGGCGCGATGATGCCGCCGCTGCCCGAATCGGCCGACACCGAGATCACGGACTGGCTGTCGGCCCAAAATTCGGTGGTCTACATGGGTTTCGGCACCATCACCCGGCTCACCGCCGAGCAGGTCGGCTCGCTGGTCGAAGTGGCCAGGCGCCTCGACGGCAAACACCAGGTGCTGTGGAAGCTGCCCACGGAGCAGCAGAAGTGGCTGCCGCCTGCCGACCAACTGCCGGGCAACCTGCGCATCGAGAACTGGGTGCCTTCGCAGCTCGACGTGCTCGCGCACCCGAAGGTGAAGCTGTTCTTCACGCACGGCGGCGGGAACGCCTACAACGAGGGCGTCTACTTCGGCAAGCCGCAGGTGATGCGGCCGCTGTGGGTCGACTGCTACGACCAGGCCGTGCGCGGGGAGTCCTTCGGCATCAGCCTCACGCTGGACAAGCCGCGGGAGATGGACGTCGACGACGTGCTGGACAAGCTGACCAGGGTGCTCTCCGACGACTCCTTCCGCACCGAAGCCGAACGACTCGCCCGGCTGCAGCGCGAAGCGGGTGGCCGCGAGGCGGCCGCCGACCTCATCCTCGGCCTCCCGGCGATGGCGAAGGACTGA
- a CDS encoding helix-turn-helix transcriptional regulator, whose amino-acid sequence MADRGAELPAGLVEREAQWDRLTGLLGTGGHVVRLTGPVATGKTELLGALADAVDRPHCAASCSRAERALPFGVVHQLFRGLSLPPETAERLDRVLEIGAGEVDERQLARVRHSLCRILLDQAPILVTVDDVQHADAESVEWLCYLLRRLDDADVLLVLTEVDTPRPGHSPLHDELARHGCVHLELPPLSEEGVAALAAEQLGGRRARRLAPKLYPVTGGSPLLVRAVLADLPEQPGEVVPGPCFREGLLSSLHRCEPDVLTVARSLAVLGDTASSAMIADLGGLGVAAVEAAIELLNAAELLEHGQFRHPEARAAVLADMSAEDRRARSLAAARLRHDQGASAVEVAPYLLDAEDVHSPWTVPVLVEAADHALRDERIEEAVRFLELAHRVCPGTQERAAIAARLARAEWRVNPSAAARRLPPLVQAVDRLAEPDVLALVRQLLWDGRFAEAKRALEVVEKQDRPVLRGGRGGEDARAMELWLACSHPALATRGQVPVDSARRSLDLTTGPSLKATAALAGVLAYGPGEQVVTDAEQVLEAARPSDSLSWGPETAMSALLALVYADRLEVAQTACERLLAESRTPVSRALFAAARAEIAVRRGELPVAVDQAQTALDLLPPTGWGVGAGLPLGSLITALTRMGRHTDAAKQLEQSVPEAMFQSRHGLHYLAARGTHYLATTRHYAALADFLACGELMTSWGLDMPGLVPWRTSAAEAWLRHGNRDEARRLINEQLAKLGPGGSRTRGTALRLLAATSQPHTRPQLLAEAVSILEEHGDQYELALALADLSRTHQALREHRRAWTIARRAWHVANACDAAELCEELLPSRSSKPEVAKRKTPAAKGIDALTDAERRVAALAAVGYTNREIANKLFITPSTIEQHLTRVYRKLNVKYRKDLPADLLTDLAGTA is encoded by the coding sequence ATGGCGGACCGGGGCGCTGAACTGCCCGCCGGGCTGGTCGAGCGCGAAGCCCAGTGGGACCGCCTGACCGGGTTGCTCGGCACGGGCGGCCACGTGGTGCGCCTCACCGGGCCGGTCGCCACCGGCAAGACGGAGCTGCTGGGCGCGCTGGCCGACGCGGTCGATCGACCCCACTGTGCGGCTTCGTGCTCACGTGCGGAGCGCGCGCTGCCGTTCGGTGTGGTGCACCAGCTGTTCCGCGGGCTGAGCCTGCCGCCGGAGACCGCGGAACGGCTTGATCGGGTCCTGGAAATCGGTGCCGGGGAAGTCGATGAGCGGCAGCTGGCCCGGGTGCGGCATTCGCTGTGCCGCATCTTGCTCGACCAGGCGCCGATCCTGGTCACCGTCGACGACGTCCAGCACGCGGACGCCGAATCGGTCGAGTGGCTGTGCTACCTGCTGCGACGGCTCGATGACGCAGACGTCCTGCTCGTGCTGACCGAAGTGGACACTCCCCGGCCCGGGCACTCCCCGCTGCACGACGAACTCGCGCGGCACGGCTGTGTGCACTTGGAGTTACCGCCGTTGTCGGAAGAGGGGGTGGCCGCGCTGGCCGCCGAGCAACTGGGCGGTCGGCGGGCGCGGCGGCTCGCGCCGAAGTTGTACCCGGTGACCGGGGGCAGTCCGCTGCTGGTGCGGGCGGTGCTGGCGGACCTGCCGGAGCAGCCGGGCGAGGTGGTGCCGGGGCCGTGCTTCCGCGAGGGACTGTTGAGCAGCCTGCACCGGTGTGAGCCGGACGTGCTGACCGTGGCGCGGTCGCTGGCCGTGCTCGGTGACACGGCGAGTTCGGCGATGATCGCGGACCTCGGTGGCCTGGGCGTGGCCGCGGTGGAGGCGGCGATCGAGCTGCTCAACGCGGCGGAGTTGCTCGAACACGGCCAGTTCCGGCACCCGGAAGCGCGGGCGGCCGTACTGGCGGACATGTCCGCAGAGGACCGGCGGGCGCGGAGCCTGGCGGCCGCGCGGTTGCGTCACGACCAGGGCGCGTCGGCCGTCGAGGTGGCGCCCTACCTGCTCGACGCCGAGGACGTGCACAGCCCGTGGACGGTGCCGGTGCTGGTGGAGGCGGCGGACCACGCGCTGCGCGACGAGCGGATCGAGGAGGCAGTGCGGTTCCTCGAACTCGCGCACCGCGTGTGCCCGGGGACGCAGGAGCGGGCGGCGATCGCGGCACGGCTGGCGCGTGCGGAGTGGCGGGTGAACCCGTCGGCGGCGGCGCGGCGGCTGCCGCCGCTGGTGCAGGCGGTGGACCGGCTCGCCGAGCCCGATGTGCTGGCTCTGGTGCGGCAGTTGCTGTGGGACGGCCGGTTCGCCGAGGCCAAGCGGGCGCTGGAAGTGGTGGAGAAGCAGGACCGGCCGGTGTTGCGGGGAGGTCGGGGTGGCGAGGACGCGCGGGCGATGGAGCTGTGGCTGGCCTGCTCGCACCCGGCACTGGCGACGCGCGGTCAGGTGCCGGTCGATTCGGCGAGGCGATCGCTCGACCTGACGACCGGGCCCTCGTTGAAGGCGACCGCGGCCTTGGCGGGGGTGCTGGCGTACGGGCCGGGTGAGCAGGTGGTGACCGACGCCGAGCAGGTGCTGGAGGCGGCACGGCCGAGCGACAGCCTGTCGTGGGGGCCGGAAACGGCGATGTCCGCGTTGCTGGCGCTGGTCTACGCGGACCGGCTGGAGGTCGCGCAGACGGCTTGCGAGCGGTTGCTGGCGGAGTCGCGGACGCCGGTGAGCCGGGCGTTGTTCGCGGCCGCGCGGGCGGAGATCGCGGTCCGGCGAGGTGAGCTGCCGGTGGCCGTCGACCAGGCGCAGACCGCGCTGGACCTGCTGCCGCCGACGGGCTGGGGCGTGGGCGCTGGCCTGCCGCTGGGCTCGCTGATCACCGCGCTGACGCGGATGGGCAGGCACACCGACGCGGCGAAGCAGCTGGAGCAGTCGGTGCCGGAGGCGATGTTCCAGAGCCGGCACGGGTTGCACTACCTGGCCGCGCGCGGGACGCACTACCTGGCCACGACCAGGCACTACGCGGCGCTGGCAGATTTTCTGGCCTGTGGTGAACTGATGACGAGCTGGGGCTTGGACATGCCGGGCCTGGTGCCGTGGCGGACCAGTGCGGCCGAGGCGTGGCTACGACACGGCAACCGCGACGAAGCCCGGCGGTTGATCAACGAGCAACTGGCGAAACTGGGCCCGGGCGGTTCGCGAACGCGGGGCACCGCATTGCGCCTGCTGGCGGCGACGAGCCAGCCGCACACGCGACCGCAGTTGCTGGCGGAGGCAGTGTCCATTTTGGAGGAGCACGGGGATCAGTACGAGCTGGCTCTGGCGTTGGCTGACCTGAGCCGCACGCACCAGGCGCTGCGGGAACATCGGCGGGCCTGGACGATCGCGCGGCGGGCCTGGCATGTGGCGAACGCTTGTGATGCTGCGGAGTTGTGTGAGGAACTGTTGCCGAGCCGGTCTTCGAAGCCGGAGGTCGCCAAGCGGAAGACGCCTGCTGCCAAGGGGATCGATGCGCTGACTGATGCTGAGCGCCGGGTGGCGGCGTTGGCGGCTGTGGGGTATACGAACCGGGAGATCGCGAACAAGCTGTTCATTACGCCCAGTACTATTGAGCAGCATCTGACGCGGGTTTATCGGAAGTTGAATGTGAAGTATCGGAAGGATTTACCGGCGGATTTGTTGACGGATCTGGCTGGTACGGCGTAG
- the mhpA gene encoding bifunctional 3-(3-hydroxy-phenyl)propionate/3-hydroxycinnamic acid hydroxylase MhpA, giving the protein MPEPRTTADVVIVGNGPAGQTLSMLLAQRGWRVIVLERWPEPYPFPRVKGFDGETARNFAAAGIGEALPEIYERLGEYEFLNADGQRLMRFDVPFETGRDGWPPAVVIHHPTLEAALSEQAAKLPTLKVLTGHTAIGLVDHEDHVEVEAPGPNSDYDRITASWVIGCDGANSFVREHIGSTNTDLGFKQDWLLCDVLFNEPREFHPNDRQICDPLRPTTMVASGRGHRRWEFRRLPGETVERMNRPENVWRLLKRFDATPENATLCRHTMYTFQARIADKWREGRVLIAGDAAHLMPPFAGQGMCSGVRDAANLAWKLDLVLRGVSDPALLDEYPAERDPQVRHAINVSVEMGKIISELDTVAAANRDAHLLGMQAAPSADGSSSEDSSSFYSLEAGVIRLNSSGSPLAPAGELSPQGQVARGSAVGLFDDIVGRGFVLISTFDPFSVLDSEDLEFLDNIGAHLVRVLPSDTSPDEVKPHEVVDVQNVYLPYLAASKQVGALVRPDFYLFGGATDRADLSTLVRDLRTHLTTRAKVPALP; this is encoded by the coding sequence ATGCCAGAACCCAGGACGACCGCCGACGTGGTGATCGTCGGCAACGGACCGGCCGGTCAGACCCTGTCCATGCTGCTCGCCCAGCGCGGGTGGCGGGTGATCGTGCTGGAACGCTGGCCGGAGCCGTACCCGTTCCCGCGCGTCAAGGGGTTCGACGGGGAAACGGCGCGCAACTTCGCCGCCGCGGGCATCGGTGAGGCGCTGCCGGAAATCTACGAACGGCTCGGCGAGTACGAGTTCCTCAACGCCGACGGCCAGCGGCTGATGCGCTTCGACGTCCCGTTCGAGACCGGCCGTGACGGCTGGCCACCCGCCGTGGTCATCCACCACCCCACCCTGGAAGCCGCGCTCTCCGAGCAGGCCGCGAAACTGCCGACGCTGAAGGTCCTGACCGGCCACACCGCCATCGGCCTGGTCGACCACGAAGACCACGTCGAGGTCGAGGCGCCGGGCCCGAACTCGGACTACGACCGGATCACCGCGTCCTGGGTCATCGGCTGCGACGGCGCGAACAGCTTCGTGCGCGAGCACATCGGCTCCACCAACACCGACCTGGGCTTCAAGCAGGACTGGCTCCTGTGCGACGTACTGTTCAACGAGCCGCGCGAATTCCACCCGAACGACCGGCAGATCTGCGACCCCCTGCGGCCCACGACCATGGTGGCCAGCGGCCGGGGCCACCGCCGGTGGGAGTTCCGGCGGCTGCCGGGTGAGACGGTCGAGCGGATGAACCGGCCGGAAAACGTGTGGCGCCTGCTCAAGCGCTTCGACGCGACGCCGGAGAACGCGACGCTGTGCCGGCACACCATGTACACCTTCCAGGCGCGGATCGCCGACAAGTGGCGGGAAGGCCGGGTCCTCATCGCCGGCGACGCCGCCCACCTCATGCCCCCGTTCGCCGGTCAAGGCATGTGCTCCGGCGTGCGCGACGCCGCGAACCTGGCGTGGAAACTGGACCTGGTCCTGCGCGGCGTCTCCGACCCCGCCCTGCTCGACGAGTACCCCGCCGAGCGGGACCCACAGGTGCGGCACGCGATCAACGTGTCAGTCGAAATGGGCAAGATCATCTCGGAACTGGACACCGTCGCCGCCGCCAACCGGGACGCCCACCTGCTCGGCATGCAAGCAGCCCCCTCCGCCGACGGCTCCTCCTCAGAGGACTCGTCCTCGTTCTACTCGCTGGAAGCCGGCGTCATCCGCCTGAACTCCTCCGGCTCCCCCTTGGCCCCAGCCGGGGAACTGAGCCCACAAGGCCAGGTCGCCCGAGGAAGCGCGGTAGGCCTCTTCGACGACATCGTCGGCCGAGGCTTCGTGCTGATCTCGACCTTCGATCCGTTCTCCGTGCTGGACAGCGAAGACCTGGAGTTCCTGGACAACATCGGCGCCCACCTGGTGCGCGTCCTCCCGTCGGACACCTCGCCGGACGAGGTGAAACCCCACGAGGTGGTCGACGTGCAGAACGTCTACCTGCCCTACCTGGCCGCGTCGAAGCAGGTCGGTGCCCTGGTACGCCCCGACTTCTACCTCTTCGGCGGCGCCACCGACCGCGCCGACCTCTCCACCCTGGTCCGGGACCTGCGCACCCACCTCACCACCCGCGCCAAGGTCCCCGCCCTACCCTGA
- a CDS encoding 3-deoxy-7-phosphoheptulonate synthase, whose product MQPTMRRTGSGLDPLPAAEQPNWRHHPDHERTQRRLATAEPLVTAEELAEVKAALATVAEGSARMLQAGDCAESFGDASLSHTAAKVTVLNELGDLFGKKLSQPVVRFGRMAGQYAKPRSNAFETVNGVEVPVFRGHLINSAEPDPASRQHDPRRMLWAYHASAEVLGALRTHWEPESHSGPWTSHEALVLDYERPLVRSGPGGDFLGSTHFPWIGERTRQLDHAHVHLLASVTNPIGCKVGPGTDPETALRLCALLDPDREPGRLTLIVRMGGAIERALPPVVRAVRQAGHPVVWLSDPMHGNTVRAETGQKTRYLSDIIDEAAAFTRIVEEQGAHPGGLHLEVAAEDVTECVGGPVAGERQLGARYRSLCDPRLNPEQAFELIDTVY is encoded by the coding sequence ATGCAGCCCACCATGCGCCGGACCGGCAGCGGCCTCGATCCGCTCCCCGCGGCCGAGCAGCCGAACTGGCGGCACCACCCCGACCACGAGCGCACACAACGGCGGCTGGCCACAGCTGAGCCACTGGTCACCGCGGAAGAACTGGCCGAGGTGAAAGCCGCGCTGGCCACCGTCGCCGAGGGCTCCGCGCGGATGCTTCAAGCGGGTGACTGCGCCGAGAGCTTCGGTGACGCGAGCCTTTCCCACACCGCCGCCAAAGTCACCGTGCTCAACGAGCTGGGCGACCTGTTCGGCAAGAAGCTTTCCCAGCCGGTGGTCCGTTTCGGACGGATGGCGGGGCAGTACGCGAAACCGCGGTCGAACGCGTTCGAGACGGTCAACGGCGTCGAGGTGCCGGTGTTCCGCGGGCACCTGATCAACTCCGCCGAACCGGACCCCGCGAGCAGGCAGCACGACCCGCGCCGCATGCTGTGGGCCTACCACGCCAGCGCCGAAGTGCTCGGCGCGTTGCGCACGCACTGGGAACCCGAGTCGCACAGCGGCCCGTGGACCAGTCACGAGGCGCTGGTCCTCGACTACGAACGCCCGCTGGTCCGCAGTGGACCGGGCGGCGACTTCCTCGGCTCGACGCACTTCCCGTGGATCGGCGAACGCACGCGCCAGCTCGACCACGCCCACGTGCACCTGCTGGCCTCGGTGACGAACCCGATCGGCTGCAAGGTCGGCCCCGGTACGGACCCGGAAACCGCGCTGCGCCTGTGTGCACTGCTCGATCCCGACCGCGAGCCCGGCAGGCTGACGCTGATCGTGCGCATGGGTGGCGCGATCGAGCGCGCGCTGCCGCCGGTGGTGCGGGCGGTGCGCCAGGCCGGGCACCCGGTGGTGTGGCTGAGCGATCCCATGCACGGCAACACCGTCCGCGCCGAAACTGGGCAGAAGACCAGGTATCTGAGCGACATCATCGACGAGGCCGCCGCGTTCACCCGGATCGTCGAGGAGCAGGGCGCCCACCCGGGCGGGCTGCACCTGGAGGTGGCGGCCGAGGACGTGACCGAGTGCGTCGGCGGGCCGGTGGCCGGCGAGCGGCAGCTCGGTGCCCGGTACCGGTCGCTGTGCGATCCGCGGCTGAACCCGGAGCAGGCCTTCGAACTGATCGACACCGTCTACTGA